ttcaATACACAAAAAGTGGAGTGAGCTTGTAAgtgaaatatttgttttatatttctgaaaaaaaaatgacttctATTATGTGTATTAAAGTTGTCACGTAGGGCATATGTTTTCTTCCATTAATTATcgaaaagtaaatattaaaaagaaataccattattttgttgaaaaaaatgttaaaaaaaatataaattctcgATTTCATGAAAATTGTACTATACTTAAaaaagttgatgatattgttgataaaagaattataaaatatcctTGATATTCatatgaaattgattatgtaaaCTATTGTAactattaaaacaattattacatattttaatacatgaatgattaacataaataataaaatatgaaataaaataaaattcaaaaaaaaataatatatacattaaatttttcccaaaaatataaaagtgtttATACAAAAAGTTCATAATACATAATTGATTagttataaacattttattaatattacagATATCAACTTTACATAATTCATTTggattgatttttatatttcttatttgtaataaaataatattcaaataaaaattaataattaaaaacacattttatattttattcttttcactttttttagtcaaacaaaatttattttctttctttttcgaCATTTTAGTTTCTATAATCTGATCCAAACTATACATTAttcttcaataaaatatttaacaaaattttctaATGTGAATTTGAATAATCAGTTTAAATATGTTATATCCAGGGAAATTTTGGAAATGTCATGGAAGTCATTCAATAGTAtaacattgaagaaaagaaattctaaaCTGTAAGTATTATTGGAAACAGTGCAACAAAGTATTGGTCAAATATTGATATGTagattaattttacaataattttttttgaaataattatacGAGTGAGAAGTAATATATTAATTCACACatccaataatatatatatatatatatatatatatatataatgttatctAAAGAATTATGTTACCGATTatcattttgattttaaataaaatgctttttataactaaaattagtgtaatttattcttatttaagtttttttagtgATATTATTAGGATTAATCAcgtattattatatattttgttaatatggTTCGTTTTGGAGAttagaattttattataattttattttttaaaaatgttttggaGATGGAAGGAGgaagtaatatttaaattgtatcaaGTTTCGATTTCTAAGCAAGGTAAGACTATAGGATAGGATAGAAATATATATCCCTAATCGGTTGGAAAGGGTCAATTCAAGCTAATTGTCAAGACTAGCTAGTCCGAGACGACCCGAGTTGTGTTGAAGGAAGCAAGCTATCTAGGACTGGAGGTGGGATGACCATAGTCGAAGATTAAAATGAGTTGTTATAGACCCAAGATCAAAATTGGTTGACCAAagacaaaagttaaaaatggtTGGCCCAAGTCGATTGTTATAACAAGTCGGCTATGATTAATTATCAAGACAGGCCAACATGATCAAATTTGGCCAAATTTCGGTTGCAGccaacttaattaaattttagctAAATATCGGTCATGGTCAACTTGGCCGAAACCGGAAGAATTCATTAAATTCAAGTGGTGTTGACTCATCGAATCAACTGAGTTCGGACAAATTTCAACCCAGGCCGTGAtcaaatttaactatttttttattggaattgACTCGATCTAATATTATGAGAAGCTAGTTCTAGAAAATATATTCTGATAAAAAATCATGTTTCAAGTTCATTCTAAAACTTGTAATGAAAATCTTATTTGGGAAAGCTTATTCAAAAGAtttatgaaacatataattCAGACGGTACTCTAAGaaggataaaataaatattttaaacatcatTGGGTACAAGGAAGGAAAAACCAATATTAGGTTGCATTTTACTACGTCACATAATTTCTTACTCacttactatttatttattctagaatgataatttgaaaagcTATTTTCATCGTTCAAGAAAATCATGAGCACCTGAATTTGGATCAAACATATTCTATCTAGATGTGATGATACACACACTTCTCATTATGCCACTAATATATCTTTTGCAATGACTTTTAATTCAGTAAAAGATAGACACAGTCTTCTATAAACTAATGGATCTTTTATACATTTTACAGTCACTAAATGTAACGTGTAAGATAACTTTAAGTTCTTGAGCATCCAAATTTGAATTTGCGAGGATTCATTCTTCCATTTAGAGCAAGGGCAAGCACATCATATTCTTCAACGTACCATAATTCAGACACCACTGCCTGGAAATGTATCAGAAAAGTCAAATTATACGTAAATaaagttcatatatatataaaagaaaatattgtagTTACTGTTAGgacatattcaaataataataattaaaagaaaaaatgcaaGTGCTTTCTTAAAGTCCCTTTACCACTAATATCTAATCTTTATCATTCCTTCATAGATATATATGATCTAGAAGATTATAAAGATCATAAACATCCAATACCAACTGCTAAAAAATCTcagatttcaatatttttaactgCAATTCACACTATAAATAATCACATACCTGGAATCCACGAATCTGACTGTTAAGCCGATTAACTAGCTCATGGAAAAAGTGGATATCATCTGACGTATTAAGTTGTTCCTGCATAATAACATGAAGTCATTATTTGCTATACTTTCTGTCCTCATTCATTTCATATAACTTTTTCATCAATATCAGTTCACACTTTACCATACTTCAAACATATTgccaaacaaaaaaataagaaaaaatgcTTAAGTCATATGGCAACAtaaacttcaaaactttatAAAGAGCAGCTATGTTTGCATGTGGAGGAAAATCAAATTAATGCCAACTTGTTTGTAGGTAACGGACAATTAACTGTTGATGTAGATTTCAGGAACCAAATGAAATGAATATTACCGTAGGTGATGATACTGTAGGCGGACCCAAAAGCCTTGCAAATGAGGTGTGGAGAATTGCAGCATCATACTAGAGATGAAAATAACATATCATCAAGAAGGTAACACAATTTTAGTGGCATATATGACTTAAAATTACCAAATAACGTTAGAAAAACGATAGGATGAGTTCACACAGGGAACGGTAATATCATAAGAGAATTCTAAAGAGGACACTACAGGACATAAGATTTCAGACTCCTGAAAAGCCATGTTCGTGTCTTAATTCCCACAGCTTTCAAATTTATCAGGTTCTAATTGCATCTTCAAACTCCACAGTGTAGTCCCAATTAAAACATTGATAAATACACAATTTACTTATAGCAAAATTGAGTATGCAAGCCATGCTTACAAGTTGCTTTTCTGGTGCACGTGGAAGTGCATTCTTCAACATAGAACGAATGATTACGGGATCTGTACCCGAGATGACCTACGAAATTAGCATAATTAGTCAGCCAAGGTTTGTGAATGTGTCAGAAGTTTTAATACTTGCACAACTCAACATAAAGAGTAATGGAAACATTTCTGCTTTTCTTTGGTTACTAGTTTCAGTTTCTTTCTATATACTCATTGTTGCTCAGGTTGAAAGTTTCAACAATTGACTATGCTTTGCAGGTCGGAATTAGCCAATAAAATGAAACTTGAAGTCACcaagtttatataaaaatgtacAGAAAATATCccaaaatgtttttatataatcaACAGATAAAGCATTTCTGTTTCCTTCTTAGTGAAAAAATAAGGACCAAAATGTTTCTAAGAGTAAAATAATGCCAAAATATTTCCTGAATCAGTAAACCTAAAAGTCTGAATGAATCATACAAGTAACTAAGAATGCcataatatttcttaaaatacaaGTATGCTTCAAATAATTTGACCGAGATTGTTGCCCTAGGAATAGTACAATGGATCCAAATTTGAAGCTTATACAAGGTTAGGGAGAGTAATTGAAAGACTTTGGAAGATATCGCCGTCTAGTAGACAAACATAATTACCTCACTATCACTAAACCAGATATCACATGCAGTTAATGTGGTTAGCCAACTCCTAAAGGCCCCATGTGAAAGTCACTGGGATGTTGTGATACATCAAGAATGCAGCAGGTCGCTGTTTAATATCAAGGTTCCAAAATTGTACTATTCTGATACTGATCAAGAGGATTGTCATCGGATAGAGGTCCACTTCTACATATTGTCTTCTAATTAGTAAGTAATTGATTTCTTCAAGGAACAAGTGCTCAAGCTGAGTATCGGGCAATGACAGCAGCTGCATGTGATAATACTGGCTTAAACAACTTCTCCATCGTTTTATATCTGGATATACAGAGATAATTGGCTAATATATGACAATGAAGTCGCCATTCACATTGCATCAAACTTGGTCTTCCATGAATGGACTAAACACATAAATTGATTGTTATTTTGTGAGAGAGAATATGCTCTCTAGAGAAATCATCACTAACTTTGTCAACTAAAAGTGACCAACTTGCAAACATGCTAACTAAATTCCTGAGCTCTCATATTGACCCATTTGTAACAAGTTTGGCTCATATGACATATGCGAGGGGAGTGTAAAAGATATGATTTGATCTTAATAAATAGGGAAATATGTGGAACTGATAATTAGGGATATTCTCCTTTATTAGCCATTGTTAAATTTCCCTATAGTAtcatttgaataattataaatttaggaTTAATACGTGTGATTAAACACACAATTCAAAGCAACAGAGAAACTCTTCAAGTGTCATGAACAATGGAACAAATACTTTAGATTATGGAAAATAACCTGCCAGCAACCCAGGAGCACTCCAGTTGAAGTCAAAACAACTCTATCCAAAACAATCTTCAAAGGGCAGAGTTTTGAAACAACAGCTTTCACAGAGGATGCTTCAGCTTCTATCTGACACAAAAATGATACCCATGAGCTTACTAAGCATACTTCAAAAGGGAACAACGGCATCCATAAGTGAAGTATACCTCTTCTTTGGTAGCGAGTACAGGAACAATATGGTGGGAGGCATGGAACATGCTAAAATGGTACAGACTGGAGTTCTGAAACCAGATTGCTAATTGACAAATATGTAAAAAttccaataaaaagaaaaaaaaaggatgaaGAGAAGTTTGAAGCAGCATGGGTTTGCTTAAAGTTTAAACATATTGACCAGTAAATGAATTCTAATTCTGCTATTGGTTGATCCAATAATATAGCTTACCTTTATCAAAGTAtggattaaaattatttttgacaGCCTCCCTGTGTCATGCAAATGGTGCATGTGTTATATGAATATCAAATTGCTTGgtgtaaattaataaacatatttaatcaaagAAGATAAATACGGTAATAAAGAAGGATATATATGAAACTGAAGATCATCATTTCTACAGTCATAATTTATGAATATGATGCGCAATTCTCCATAACAACGAAAGCAAAATTAAAAATGGATATTCTCAaacttgataaaataaatttaataccaTGTCTTAGAAAGTAAGCTTTACACTTAACTTAACATCACAAAAtcagattaaaagaaaatatctatttatatattataacaacGTGGGATCTCCAACACATCCTTTCAAGCAAGAACTGGACATCTAAAGTGTGTGAGAGAGAAGATAGAATGAGGTTGTTTGATAATCTTTTGGACAAGATTGGAAGAGTTGTCTGTCATCATTATATCAACACACATCAACAAGTAAATCATGTCAATGTGATTTTAACAAGTAAAATGAGAGGGATCCCATACTAAATAATAGTGCCTCGTAACTTGTCAAACATTGACGCGGGGTTTGCTTCAAATAACCTTGTTGAGTTTGCATGCCAATAAAGAATCAACCGCCTCGTAGCCAGGAGATTGTTTCATGTAAACAAATTCATCCAATAGACCATTTAGGAATACATTGTTCACACCAAACTGAAGAAGTGAGCAATGTCTGGTAAGAGATAAGGACAATATAATACTGTTAGTGTTGTATTCAGTTTGATATAGTTTTTGTTATAGGGGTTCGTATTATTAGATGTTCTTTACAGCCCTGTTTCTTTTCAATCTCTACATACAGAGAATCCTTGTTTTCCTTTGTATACTTTTATCAATACAAAAGTTAACTTTCCAGTTtctcatttctctctctctctcaactctaatatggtatcaataAAAACAATCTTGAATCTGGCTGTACTGTTTCCTCTGCAGTTTTTGATGATTCCAACTTGCTTTGGCGTCAACAAGTAATCATGCAACAAATTCCATCCTCTTCAACATTTTGTGTTCAATCCCTCTATTCCTTTGTGGTTTCTCAGCGAAACATATCAGGATAATGGCAAAATTAATTCAGTCTTGTATTCTTGGATCAGATGTTTCTTGTGAACAGCAAGATCAGATGTTGTTGTCTTGACTGCAGTCCACTCTATCAAGAGTGAGTCTAACAACTGCTCTGATATCAACTGCTAAGAAATAATGCACATTTCCTATAAATGCGGAACAATCACACAAAAAATTGATAGCAGAATTCAGCCAATTATTCCTACGTCTCCAGGTTGCCGCAGACCTTTtatttgaaagagaaaattaCAAAACAGGTTTTACAAAACACTCAACTCACCACCCAAATAAAcccagaaaaataaaatattatttttatctctgTTTCTTATCTCTCTTATTTTTTCGTTGTTGTTGGAATACTTAAGATTTTGCGTATAGGTATTTATACATACATGCTTCATTTCTAATCCTCAAAATTAATTTCCTATATTTAAGTATTCTATAAATTTCTTGGTTTTTATCTTTCCTATAGAATAGAATACATTCCTCCCGTGTTGTTTCACCAGTTCCAACAATCTCCCACTTGAAGACTAATTTCAATTTGACTTCACACCTTGATTAATGGAACAACTTTCTATTGTATGTTATTCTAGCGGGCCAATTGAAGTTGGGCACAACTTCAATTTGTCAATGGTTACTACCTTTGTTAACATATCTGTTGGATTTTACTTCctataattttcttaatgttAGCACCTCATCCTCAAGCAAAGATTTGATGAAGCAATAGCGGAGACCAATGTGTTTTGTTCTAGAATGAAATGTTGAATTCTTTGTCATGACTATCACTATATAGAACACTCTTCTGGATAAATCCCAACTCAGTTAACAAACCTTGAAGCCATTTCAATTCTTTACTAGCTTCTATTACTGCTTCACAGTCATCCTTCCACTTCACAACATCTCCCTCTGCTATGCTAACCAATACTGATGCTTGATTATTGCCAACCCCCATGGCTAATCGTCCCAGTTCTGGGGCTTCATTTCACATTACTGGAGAAAGTCAGAATATTCAACATAATATTCCTTATGAAGGTCCTGAACATATATCTATATTTGTAATAGTCAAGGCTTTCTGTTAGGTACCTGGGTTTGAGACCTAACTTTTCTCTCAACACCCACTCACGCCAAAGCAAATAAACaagagaaaacaaaggaaatgtGTATAATCCCTGTAATTGTATATATTCACTGTAACTGTAAAACGAAAACAATAACAACTCGGAAGCCTAATCCCCATCAACAATGTCCAAGACCTGTTTACAAAACATAAGAAATGGCTCGCCCCCAACAGAATAACAAAAGgtttatttatactctctctccCCCTACCAGCCTAACAAACTTTCCCGCTCTTTTTATTCATACTCTACCGTTCGGTATTAGTGTATATACCATTCGGCTCCTACACTCCTATTCCCTTACCGTTCGGACACCCCCTTTCCTTACTACCATTCGGTATTAGTGTATATACCGTTCGGTTCCTTCACTCCTTCCTCCCATCGTTCGGCATTAGTGTAGATACCGTTCGGTCTATACTTCCCTACTCCATTCTGGCTACCGCTCGGCATCTACTTCCCTCCTCCTTCCAGCTACCGTTCGGTACTTCCCTCCTTCCTTCTGGCTACCGCTCGGCCTCTACTTCCATCCTTCCTTCCAGCTACCGTTCGGTACTTCCCTCCTTCCTTCTGGCTACCGTTCGGTATTCCTCCGctcatatatttttaacttcCTAACATTACTCCACCCCTCAaaatcaaccttgtcctcaaggttgaagtcaCAGAACTGTTATTTGATGTAATGCTCCTCTTCCCAGGTGGCGCCCTCCAATTCAggtctggaggcttgggtggtggcaaaTCCTCCTCTAGTGTCTTCCATTCTTCCTGGATTCTATTAACTTCCAGCATTCTGCACCTCAAATCCTCCACCGATGTCTTCCATTCTTCCTGCTCAATCTTCATGCTCAGCTGCCACCAATCTACTTTCATTTTTCCCAGGGATGCCAAACAGGTAACTCCTAATATCACATCCACCCCTCCCAACTCCAAGTGATAAAGTTTATCTCTGATTCCTAATCCCTCCACCTCAGcaatataatcattttagtGCTCAATGTGTCAATTATGCGAACAGACTCTCGTAGTCCATTCATCATCGCACCCCCAACAGTATCTAGGTGCTCTTGGCAGGTTACTTCATCAGCAAAAAACAAACAGTTATCAATTGATCTCCCTACTATATCATAGTCATCTCCTGAGTTTCCAATCGCATCATAAGAAGAATCACCATAACTAAAAGGATTTCTACTCCAATCAATCACAACATAGCCAACACCAAACGCTTGCTTAGCAAGATGGCAGACCCTTTCAAGTGAATTCATTATCTCATGTGTAGGTTGAAATTCACTCTCAACATTGGTAGCAGCTGTCTGATATGCTTTAAATGAGTGATCTGCTacctctatttttttattaccaGCTTTGAATTCTGCAAAGTACCTGTAATAGTCTCCTTTATAATAAAACATCGTGGACTCCGCAATATTAGTGGATGGGATAAGATGCTCatctaaaattatcctaatAGCACTGCAAGTATTAGACAGCTCCAACTCGACCTTGTGCCTATAATTTCTTATGCGCTTAACATTCAACTCATTCCCTTTTGACTCCTCTTTCTGCTCTATCGATGACAAGATCCTCCATGAAACTCTCTATAACCCCACCACATTTTTGTATCCAACAAAGAACAAGATCCTCTCTTCCACTCCGCTCAACGTCCAGCTTCGCCACCTTCTTCATGGCATCCACCATTTCTGCACACCTATTTTGTTATGTTTCTTCACTGCTTCGATTTGGTTCGACCCTCGCCACCGCACCTCCTCCGCCTACACTCCGCCCCCATGCTGATGGGTTTTTATTTCCGCTCCAGCCCCCATCCTTATTTCCCTTGCGAGCTTCCTCCACGTCCTTGGCGATTCGCACGGCGGCCATCGTATATCCTCCTGCAAGCCCGCGAGGAAATACCCCAGTAGTTGGTCCTCCGGCAACCCCTTCGTCTGCCCCGCCAGACCCTCGAATTCTTGGACGAACTCATCCATTGTCCCCATTTGTTTAGTCGCTGCTAATCGCTCAAAGACCGACCCTTTGTTTCGACCCCCAAACCTCATTACCAGCGCATCATTCAGCCCTTCCTAGGATTGGTTCCTGGCCTTCGTTCTCTAGGCCCGGATCCAGTATCCTGCACTCCCTTCCATACTAATGCATGTTAATCGCACTTTCTCCTCCTCCGAGACGCCTTGCACTTCGAAAAAATTTTCTACGCGATTGATCCAATTTAGCAGATCAAAACCCCGAAAAGGGGCAATTCTACCCGTTTTCACCACCCACCGAGACTTTCGCCACGCTCTCTGACTCTTCCTCCGATCTCGTCTTCCCGCCTCGTCCTCCGATTGGCGTTTACAGACGTTTGACTACCGTCAGACATCCCCTCCTGGTCACGCGCCCTTCCTCCCAAAATCTGCATGACTTCTTGCAAGTCTTGCCGTATCGCCGTCATACTTGGCGCCATCCGTCGACTGCTATCTCCATGGTGTCCAGCTGGTTCTCCACTACACTCAGTCTTCCATCGAGTCTGCCCTCCATTGCTCTCTTCTCCCTTCAATTGGATCTGGCAGGTAGGACCAATTTTTTAGGTTCTTAGGTTGGAAACCTAACTATCAACGCTCACAGtaatcaaaagaacaaagaaagaatgaatttCTGTATTGATATTGAGAACAAAGTACATTGATGGCGTTAatggaggcctaatccccctcttaACCCTAAcggaggcctaatccccctcttcTGGCCAATGTCcagatttacaaaataatattcaaaaactCCCCTGACAACATAATAGAGtactatttatacaattcctcCTCCTTCTATCCTAAACCCATTACGCATTATACCCTTACCACCCTATATCCTAACACTTTCCTTTTCAATCTTCTGGTTCTTCCTATTTTTATTGTCCACATCATCCTAAAGTTTCTTTACCTTTTCATCAATTACTGCTTGTTCCTATTATAACTAAAAGTCTAACCAGTGTTAGAAATATGCTAAGgacaattttgtttatttttaatttcatgctACCCATTGTTTTATCAAATCTCAGTTAACTAATGAAGTGCTTGTTCAAGGAAACTTCAACCTAAATGGTCTCTATCCCTTTCCACCTTGCGACTTCTACCTCATCCTCTTGCTAAATCTTGTTTCTCTATCAATTCTGTAATCAATATTGACAATAACAGTAATATTCAATCTGTTTGGAATGCTAGACTAGGCATCCTAATGCTCATGTTATAAAACTAGATTTTCAGCAATGTAATACtcctttttctaataaaaaagttgtttcTTTTTGTAAAGTGGCAAAGTTCACAAAATTCCTTCTTCCTTGTCTCAAACTGTTTACAATTATCCTCTTGAACTTGTTTATATTGACTTATGCGGACCTTCTCTTATGTTATCCACTAAGGACTTTCTTAGGTAGGGAAGTAATGAGAGGGGTTGGAAAGTGTATTATaagaagaaatttaaaaataaaagtagttAAAAAGTTAGTTGTTATGGGGGTGAGACTTTCTGAGAAAAGTCTATATAGTCTTATCTTGTGAGATGTCGGGTAGAGAGGTCTTTTGTTGTTGTGACAGGGAATTCCCTGTGTGAAAGGAAAACTTTTCCTTTCTGAGCTGATGCTTATGCTTGGCGTTAATAATTGCTGAACAATACAAAAAAGATCTTTGTCAACATTTTCTAAATTTCCCTGAAAATTCCAATTTAAATTTCCTTGAGAATTCAAGTAAAACTTGTCTTGAGTGAGAGGTTGATAACTCCAGTCAAATTGATGAAAGCAGAGGGAACTAGTATGTCCATACTTGAAACATATTTGGATTAACAAAGTTTCCACCATGGGCATGACCACGACCTATATAACCAAATTACCACCaaaaaagaagaggaaccaTGAAAATCAGTGACATGAGCTTTTGCATCTTGAGTTTGTTGGGTTTGGAATAAGCTTAAATGTATTAGCTATTGGAATCTTATGGATAGATAATGTATTAGCCGTTGAAGTTTTATGCATAGCTAATGTATTAGTCGTGAATATTTAATGTGTTAGCCgtttttaacctttttatttgtttttgagtataaattatattcttGATTGCATGAATAACACCAACAACAGAGGTGAATCAGTTTATTCAAAGAGTAAATTTGTTGTCATCAGATTTTGATTCAGAGCCATTGCACTAACAATTTTTTCATCATTGTGTGAAACTGAATTTGATACTAGCGCTTGAGTCAGATTAAGAAAAGCAGAATCAAGAACAACTATCTTACAATACTTTTGAAGACAAGACTCACGCACAAGTAGAGGTTCAACTTCTTTAGTAGGAAGAGTTCAAACTTACTTTCAATATTAGATTGAAGGCTTGAGGCAAACCTTCAAGAATAACATTAATGTCTTCTTAAGAGAA
This Vigna angularis cultivar LongXiaoDou No.4 chromosome 4, ASM1680809v1, whole genome shotgun sequence DNA region includes the following protein-coding sequences:
- the LOC108345593 gene encoding uncharacterized protein LOC108345593, which translates into the protein MTAKTVNLINPKRVALIWLICAFCFFTLFRMALHNSSQTFSSASTDSQNSYTEQRSKLYDKMGRDLDEHGAAFLKHGETSQSLSLSDIFTLKDGYVTPVMKPANPPVRANVLYLSTEFSLPIAEAVKNNFNPYFDKAIWFQNSSLYHFSMFHASHHIVPVLATKEEIEAEASSVKAVVSKLCPLKIVLDRVVLTSTGVLLGCWQVISGTDPVIIRSMLKNALPRAPEKQLYDAAILHTSFARLLGPPTVSSPTEQLNTSDDIHFFHELVNRLNSQIRGFQAVVSELWYVEEYDVLALALNGRMNPRKFKFGCSRT